A part of Funiculus sociatus GB2-C1 genomic DNA contains:
- a CDS encoding HpsJ family protein → MKATNSRQPSSITSNILKVVGLILILSSLIDYAVLLIPPATPSNAVAEQVQLGFLQWQQNVTFQLINQGVIPMVGLAFLFAGFWVDSNSGAARKGWEDIVRIGALALAGLLGLAFLLPVPILNINSLRLLNNQAVAQINQRATQVETQIASQSQQVSSLLQDEKKLTELDQAIKSGQVQGEQLARLQSLKDQLQRLKQDPKALNQQVDAAKTQLRGGKQEAQKQAESQFLRSSIKNGLSSLLLAIGYLAIAALGLTGGIGGGRRKAQAR, encoded by the coding sequence ATGAAAGCAACTAATAGCCGTCAACCTTCCTCTATTACTTCCAACATTCTCAAGGTAGTCGGGCTGATACTGATTCTCTCCTCGCTCATTGATTATGCGGTGCTTCTGATTCCGCCTGCGACTCCCAGTAACGCTGTTGCAGAACAGGTACAGCTAGGTTTCCTACAGTGGCAACAGAACGTTACATTCCAGCTAATTAACCAAGGAGTTATTCCGATGGTTGGTCTGGCCTTTCTATTTGCTGGATTTTGGGTAGACAGTAACTCTGGCGCGGCCCGCAAAGGTTGGGAAGACATAGTGAGAATCGGAGCGCTTGCACTAGCTGGGTTGTTGGGTTTGGCATTCCTACTGCCAGTTCCCATCCTCAACATCAATAGCCTGCGTCTGTTGAACAATCAAGCTGTCGCACAAATTAACCAAAGAGCCACTCAAGTAGAAACTCAGATTGCTAGCCAATCGCAACAGGTTAGCTCCCTGCTTCAAGACGAAAAGAAGCTTACCGAGCTAGATCAGGCGATCAAGAGCGGTCAAGTGCAAGGGGAACAGCTGGCGAGATTACAGTCTCTTAAAGACCAATTGCAAAGATTAAAGCAAGATCCAAAAGCTCTAAACCAACAAGTCGATGCTGCTAAAACTCAACTTCGTGGCGGCAAACAAGAAGCACAAAAACAAGCCGAAAGTCAGTTTTTAAGATCGAGTATAAAGAATGGACTGAGCAGTTTGCTCTTAGCCATTGGCTACCTGGCAATTGCCGCACTGGGTTTGACAGGCGGCATCGGGGGAGGTCGTCGTAAAGCTCAGGCACGTTAA